A region of the Micromonospora sediminicola genome:
CCGCCGCTGCTGCGCGACCAGGTTGGTGGCGATCCCGTAGAGCCAGGGGCGGGCGTTCGGGCAGTCGGTGTCGTAGCGGTCCCGGCGGCGGAAGGCGGCCAGGAACGTCTCCCCGACCAGGTCGTCGGCGGCCGTCGCGCCGAGCCGGCGGGCCAGGTAGCGGTGGATGTGCGGCGCGTGCCGGTCGAAGATCGCGCCGAAGCTCTCCGGCTCCCGCACGGACCGGGCGATGACCGCCGCGTCCGTCATGGCACCGACGTCGACCTCGGTCGACCGTCTCGGTCTTCTCATGTGCGGCCTCTCGGCGAGTGGGGACGTGTCACCCTGTTGTCCGCTCCTGCGGGCCGGAGGGTTCACGCCGGTGACGGTAGGACGGACGGCCGGTACCGCGCGGGACCGAGCGGTATGTCCGCCTCGGTTACGCTCGGGACGTTCGGCCTTGGGGAGGGCTCATGACTGCGGATCCTTCGATGAGCGGCGACTTCACCCGCATGCTCGACGCGACGATGGCGGCACTTCGGACGGTCGGCCCGCCGCCCGGCGACGACGCGGACACACCGGCCGTCGGCGAGGCCGCCGACGGCCAGGTCCGCGCGGAGATGGGGCCGGACGGCCGGCTCCGGTCGCTGCACGTCGAGCCGCGGCTGATGCGGCTCGGCTCCGAGGAGTTGACCGCGCACGTCGTCACCG
Encoded here:
- a CDS encoding YbaB/EbfC family nucleoid-associated protein; the encoded protein is MTADPSMSGDFTRMLDATMAALRTVGPPPGDDADTPAVGEAADGQVRAEMGPDGRLRSLHVEPRLMRLGSEELTAHVVTAVNAAIDGLRTTPAPQVADMSQLREQLREVRDTAVPRLGSFLDALTEAQERLARGTQR